The DNA sequence CGTTATCAATAATGTTAATTGTGACCGCACCATTGTTGCACGTGGCGGTGTGCTATACAGTGGTGGtaagtaacaaaaaaaatggccaggcttagcttggttaagccaagaatgcgttgcatattgcgcgagttggggcccagcttttcctccggctgtcgtaacgtcacgtcacgtggtcgcgctaaaggtcaatggtggctgcccggccgcgcccaagggctgaattGAGTGATTGcgatatgcaacgcataaaaatagaagcaacttaataacaaacatagcaaacttaaaagagaatagacccacatatgagacgcgcagcaatgaacaatggctcataccctcaatggtggctgcccggccgcgcccaagggctgaactgagtgattgcaatatgcaacgcataaaaattgggCCGCTTGATCCTCCCTCTTCGCGTTCATCGCACAGAGCGGCCGGGTCTCGATTCCGGCAGGTCAAGTGCCTTATAGGGTAGCGTACGAAGGTTTGCTGGTCAGCTTGCCTGCTGTCCAAGCACAACGTGACGCCAGCGGTCGAAAGGATGTGCCACATCTGTCGCCATGGCCatcagtggcgctggctaacactccccggGTCATATCTTGTATACACATACATAGATATCAACGAGTGTGGACGTGGAAACAgccgccgctgtagctcaattggtagagcagcgCACACGTAATGCGTCCGATGTGAATGTGATGTGAACTCCTGTGGAAGTTTGGCTCCCTCCCCTGACAATTTTTCTTttcgtccattttcatttccGTTTACCTATCACTTGTGCACTTAAGTTATAACAAATAATTTCCCCCATTCTTGGCTTCGTCGAAAAATTCAACAACTGTTGACTTTTGAACAAGTGCTGTGTAATTCGCACGACTGGTAAAGTGTTTCTGAATCAACAAAATTCTCGGTTGAACAAGATAGTTATGGGGTCCAATTAACTTTATAAAATTCATGCTCAACTGTGATAGTTCCGAATTCTGGTTCAGAATTAAGCAGCAAAGCGACTATGATATTGCTAAAGGGCTGAAGTGCCACTACGTTTACTGGGTGCTTATCTATGCAGCGAAAGCGAGCCATGTCTTCGACGTCACAGAAGCACCGCAACTTTGTCTCTGAGCCCATGGGAGATAAGGACGTGACGGAGCTTGCTGGTATTGGCGACGTCCTCGGCAAGCGGCTGAAGGACAGATCGTTTGATAAAGTGCGTTCAACCGTTCCTGTGGTCCTATATTTTCGACGATCGTTTTCGTGGATGCCTTCACTTTTGCGTATAACGTAACGTCCAATGCGACGCCTTGTTGGTGAGACGGGTATCTCGTCCACTGGTCTGTCCGATTAAAGCTCCCTGAAAGTGATGTCCCTGCGAGTGATCGAGCGAGTTAACGACCCCTGTGTCTGGTGCTGCGCCTGCAAGCCTCTCtacacttgagagagagagagagagagagagagagagagagagagagagagagcgacagaaaaaaatattgaacaACTATGGTTATAGTAAAGGCATAGTAAACAATGCATCTGAATCTCTAGCCTGAGGCTAGGGATCCAGATGACCTGAATTAAACCACCAAAGCTATAGAATACAATTTTGTGAATTGTTTATTgggtatcaatcaatcaatcaatcaatcaatacacACCCGCCAGTCCACAGGCTCGCTGGTCACTCACACGATTGTCGATTTGATGTAGGTGACCCAGTCGATTCAATGTAAGAGGCCTGGTACCAACATACACCTGTTGGTACATGTGTATGTGGCCCGAGTCACTCACTCTGCCGAGAGGGGTAGGCTTAGCTGGGTTTTGGAGGGAAGTGATGAAGCCGTGGCAGGACTTTCTAGGTGTTGGCCGAACATCTTGACGGCCGGCCTAGTTTGTTTCACTTGCACAATGTATATGGGCCTTCTCGTGTGGCGTCCCTTTCTTTAAATTTGCGCAGTAATTACCTACAGTATTATACTAACCACTTGTACTGGGGTTGCTATACTGAACACTTTCAAATTCCGCCATTTTGACGGTTCGAGCCAATCAGATAGGCCAGGGGCAGCGCTGCCAGTCAATCGAGGCTGACCAATACGTAAGAATTCGACAGGGTCAAGAATAGCAGTCTGGAATGGTGCGTACGAAAGGGGGGATATCGAAGGGAAAGTCCGAGGAAACTATAATCAAGATGAGACAGACCATAGAGAAACCAACGCGCAATATTTTGGTGCCATCTGATAGATAGAAATCAAAACATTTCCACGGCTTGGTGGTGTCTTAGACCCTaacaggaggaggaaagaactttattgtgtgccctgcgagttggtggggagggccaaagggcccgcctaggtgacggccaggagttcttgggtcctggcggcatcctcggcccgctggacggcccataattgatcttcgagggcggggctgagcagcgcggcttcccagcgcgtgcgaaggctgctgctagagaccgcgtttcctttattgctatttagccctcggcattcccataatatatgctccagagtggctctggattcacatgttctgcatttgtccgtaggatatacatccggatatatgatgtgcgagagtgcaggattcgggtacgtcctagtttgtaactgccgccatgcgacagactgcttttttgtcaattttgcgtgaggtcgcgggaatatgcacctctgtaacctataatgtttcgtaatgtcattatatgttgtcattctgtcctcccactcccactcatttaccgcaccgtcacgtccggagggtgtcggggcgtcacttgcgactgcggctcggtccgcaagccctcgagccgcgtcatgtgccgcctcgttgttgccgtcctccgcgagggtgtgagcgggtgtccaggtgatatatatcttgcttttgtaattttgccctcctgcaagaagaattcgtagtgcctccggggagattcggccgttggcaaagtttcttattgccgtctgagagtcgctgactatcacggttgcgttagtttgagctgctgcgagcgctatggctacttcttcagctatctcgttacttgtggtgcgtatcgtcgcgcatgtcttgcaccgtttatccctatcgattacggctgccgtaaatccccgtctgcgactgtatcgagccgcgtctacgaacactgcgtccttgtcgctgccgaatttcttctgtatttgcatcgctctgttctttcttctgtcctcattgtgttctgggtgcatgttctttggtaagggaggtattaccaatctttcctttgtatctctcgggatgtccaccttgacaccatgctgtgtgtggtaacctatgtctaatctctctaggatgtgtctgcctgctctagtcttagagaggcattcatattgtgccgtacattgcgcttcaatgagctcgtctatagtgttgtgtaggcctaattgcagcaacttgtccgtgctggtgctgatcggtagtcctatggctagtttgtatattttccgaatgaggcattctagtttgatcttttccgcgacctgccattttaagtacggcgctacgtacactattctacttattacgaaggcctgtattaacctgatcgtgttttcctctttcatcccgctatgtttatttgttatccttctgattagcctcatgatttgcgctacagttccctccagtcttctgagggtttctccgttgttgcccttggcttcaatgaggagccccaataccctgatcctatcgaccttgggtatgggtttcccatcggccgtctttaactgtatctcctctctatgagtgagctcttccctgtagttgcctggtttgcgacctctgcgagtcggtctgtacagtaacagctccgatttctctgccgagcatgttagccctgtcccctctagatatttttcgattgtttcgaccgctgtttgaagcgtttgttctatctgcccgtcacttccgtttctcacccatagggtaatatcgtctgcgtataaagtatgatttagaccctcgatttcttgtagcttggctggcagcccgataagcgccagattgaatagcatcggtgataagaccgagccctgtggcgtacctgcgctgcctatctcgatatcctccgaaactaggtccgctatcgtgatctttgcctttctgcccgttagaaaattgcgtacataatcgtacgtgCGTTTTCCCATGACAGCATTACATTGCATTACAACATGACAGCACCCTGGCTCTCCACGTCGACCCTGGATCGTCGTTGCTACTGACTCTTCCCATAGTGACAGCGAGAAATAAACGGCAAACTCAGCCTTCACTTAGTCTTAACTCAAGCTAAGGACAAAGTTAGGCCGCATTTTTGTTGTTAATATTGAGCTCACTTATTTGTTCTGAAGCTGTTAGGGTCTACTATACTGGATAGAGTAGACCCTAACAGCTTCAGAACAAATAAGTGAGCTCAATATTAACAACAAAAATGCGGCCTAACTTTGTCCTTAGCTTGAGTTAAGACTAAGTGAAGGCTGAGTTTGCCGTTTATTTCTCGCTGTCACTATGGGAAGAGTCAGTAGCAACGACGATCCAGGGTCGACGTGGAGAGCCAGGGTGCTGTCATGTTGTAATGCAATCGCAGTGACCGGCAGAAGCGGTCGCGATACACTTGCGCCCGGTAAACTCTGCGCATGCTCAGCTATGGCAACAGGTAACGGTAAAAGGTAGGGCGGCAATGCTACGCTAATACATATGTGTTAGGTTTGTCCCTGAAAGTGGTGGCCATCACGGCTATGGCGGTGAATGTCGAACACACCTTCTGCTTCAAGCGTTACGTAGTACGTGAAATTAGGAGCAGACAAGTGGGCAATTAGAAAGCACTTCGTGTGTCTATATACATATACTGTCAGCGTcgaatgaaagttgaacagcggagcgcgtggcccaagcataagtgaaggtatagtgcgcgccgtccagtcgtcaccattgacaggcgcgcacatccggtttggccgcactgcgggatccccctctagtgagataatttcgcttctgtcctggtccttacatttgaaagggagaaaatgaaaaataaaaatgaagctaagatattgcagtttacggcgagtctcgtcgcacagatcgccgaaaccacaagtgctgtaggcacgaacagcggtgcgcgtggtgcagtttgcaccgtcatcgcaaggtataCTCGCCCGAGCCAGGCCCGCTCAGTCTGGTTATGATAAACCACAGATGTAACGACATATCGAACATCGTTCGAAGAATTAACAAAATAATAATTTAGGGAgctttgcatttttttgttttgcttttgtatgGAAATGTAGTTTTGCACGTCTGTCCTGCGGTAACTTAAGTGAATGCATTAAACGTTACTCTCTTCTGTTGTTCTAGGCCTATGTCGTCCTTGGGCAGTTCTTGGTGTTGAAGCAGAACCGGCAAAGCTTTGAGAGCTGGCTGAAAAGTACCTGCAGTGCCAACAGCAAGCAAGCGGGAGACTGCTACGAGTGCTTGCGCGACTGGTGCCGGGAGTTCCTGTGAAGTTTGACTCACAGGGGCACCCACTGTAAAGCCCGGGATGAGTGGAGCGAACTTTCACAGCGAACATCGCCCGGGACAAATAGACGCAGCGGGACGACGCCGACGGTTCGCTGGCATCATTTACACATTCGGCGAAAAGCAGGCGGACGGCCATcccgcatagagtttctcactacattacctagggggaaatgtggcgctgctgcgctgtggtatgcatgggaatgccggtatattgtgacttcggattggcatcgttctcgaagAGCCAGGACTccttgaagacgcgcctggcaagcaccgttccgtcggTCACAATGATTCATCTTCTACTAAAAtggcacgtaaaaagctgttttagctttattattagacaaaaacatgttttgtttaactatgagaacttgttattgcctGTACAATTATGTGATACGTGAaaggtatcagcgggccgctaaagttggaggacagacgacaagattcgcgctcgctttgaaacagtttgtcgtctgttcttgcttttcttcgcttggtcatgcattgtgtgtgggtaaagatgtaatatgcgtgaattgaaacatttcatgaaaattttactttaagaacacgttatttgtgtagccatatctaGGTTCTAGACGAAGCCTTTTGCAACACCATGGTGTTGTAAGAgtctcgcagacacatataccgtaattcccatgacggcacggtgctcTTTAAGAAActtccatagacggtggcgccagatttccctctaggtgttagtCAGAAACTCTATGCTTCCGCGCGCTCGCGGCGTATTTGTCAGTGTTGCCAGACTCTCGGAATGTGTTTTTGGATTAAGAAAAAAGACTAAATAGCCTTTTCATTGTATTATTTGTTGTTAATGACTAAATAACTTGGAAAAAAGTTTCATAGAGGCGCTTACAAACGATTTGCGCACATTTAATTGAGCTGCAAGCGTTTTAGCGGGCTGCAAGggaaaggcttaggtgacgattgtccacagcttttgagagagatttgcctagaaaataccgtttccgttgaatgggaagggatggggAGAGAGGACAAAGTTCATATCAACaggggactgaggcaggggtgccatttattaccactgctgtttatgatgcacatggtgaggatggagagggcgctggaagaaagtaatatcgggtttaatctctcatacaaacaggtgagTATAGAGAAGTAGaccagcagcttccaggtttattttatgcggacgacattgtgttgctagctcacaggcaaagtgatttgcaatgtctggctaatatctgtgggcacGAAGGTGAGAATTTAGGCTTTAAATTAAGTGTTGGAAAATCAGGTTTTATGGTATTcaacgaaaacagtgaacagacagtggcaatacagggccaggaaatacctcgacTAAAAGAAcctaaataccttggtatatggataaacgaacgCAATATATAAATGGCaacacaggaaaaacaataacagtaaagaggaagagaaatgcagccataatgaagcacagaatgctgtggggatacaataggtacgaggtgctacggggtatgtggaagggtgtaatggttccaggacttacttgtGGTAATACGGTTATTTGCTTGAAATCGGGGGTACAAGCAGGACtcaatgggaaccaaaggtcagtgggacgccttgcactggacgctcacgggaagactacagatgaagctgtgcagggtgatatgggctggaaaagttttgaagtgagggatcctcacagtaaaattgattgtgAAGAACTACTTAGgaatataatcatcatcataatcatcatcgtcatcatggttacgcccactgcagggcaaaggcctctcccatacttttccaactataccccggtcatgtactaattgtggccatgatgtccctgcaaacttcttaatctcatccgcccatctaactttctgccaccccttgctacgcttcccttggaatccagtccgtaaccctttatgaccatcggttattttccctcctcattacatgtcctccccatgcccatttctttttcttgatttcaaataagatgtcattaaatcgcgtttgtATGTACGCGCTAGAgactagtaagaggcgattggaagattgatagaagaaaagtagggaaacgacaaaaaaaaaaaacggagacgcacacaaaaagaaagttcacaatagggggtcagcaAGTTtagttatgggaattcatcgtggtcttttcgttttccttttcttttttaacttaggtaggacattaggcagtataatagcaagagcttggtggatAACCtatcgccccgttccaaaggggacgctcataacatacatacatacatacatacatacatccgtccgtccgtccgtccgtccgtccatccatccatccatccatccatccatccatccatccatccatccatccatccatccatccatccatccatccatccatccatccatccatccatccatccatccatccatccatccatccatccatccatccatccatccatccatccatccatccattccatccatccatccaagtgagctcctttgtttgCGCGTCGCAGTCTATGTCGGGCCATGCCACCGTCTGGGCGGGTGCTGATGAAACGGCTGCCTCGTGGGAAGCACTCGAGGAATATGCTCGTCGCCGTTTCGACACGTAACACCGGCGCTCCCGCTGCTCCTCGCGCGGTAGAAACTTCGGTGGGAACGCGCCATAAGTGGGATTTGGCAGACCTTTACATCAGAGTGCGTCCATGTTCTGAGTATTATTTTACTAGCGTCCCgcaaaacgttttttttattttctcaataAATATCTTCCCTATCAGTAAACATTTGGAGTTGTCGCTGAACGCGAGAAGATACATACGTCTCCGTGCAGAAATTAACAGCGGGCGAGTAAGATCTTAGCCGTAAGCCAACGTTTCAAGAAGGCCACAAGAGCGGACGTCTTCGTCGGGGCACCTGCCAGCGCTTTCGCAAGAGGAACAGTTTTCGTTAGGGAAACTGCCAACCTTTTGGTAAAGGGACCAGTTGATGAATTAGGGGAACAACCACCGTTTCTATATAAGGGGACCTGTCATTACGACACCCTCCTGTTTCGCCAAGGGCACCAGTCTTCGTCAAGGTCTTTACTTTATTTccttattttattattttcatcCCCTTCgcccggtgcagggtagcaaaccgggcttAGTCCTGGCCAACCTTCGTGCCTTTCATTTAACCTTCTCTCTTCGGTCCGCTTGTTTCTCGGGCGACCAATGCCGAAGTAATTCCAATTGGAACACAATTTAGAGAGACACTGTAGGTGCACGATCACGTGAAATGTCGTTTCTTACAGTGAGCTCCAATGTGTTCAAGTTTCTTGGCGGAAAAGCCTGGGGTACTTTAGTGCATGAACGGTGGGCGCGAGGCGAGTAGAACgcgcgatcacaccctttccctcttCCGGGTGGAGGCGACGCCTGTGATTTGCTCGCGCCTTGCTCTGCGTCTACTTCTTCGTGCatataaattgattgattgattgaaaactttactGTTCCActgagctggggtgcccgcctcacacgtaggtaggggaggaggacgaaggcgtccccgcgcgttgaggacggtgagtcttcacggcctcaacggccaggcggattgctcgacgctggtcgtcttcagcctcgctctggagcaaggcctcccaggcttctctactgacaatgttttccttggcccctggggagccagcacactcccatattttatggtctagcgtaccttttagcttacaaattttgcagagggtgtcgttatagtccctcgtctgtgttaagtagatccaatgtggtgatgtataattgtttccctggagacgtcgccaaatgcgagcgtcctccagagagagagaccgatgcggtggcggaaagattcttctttcggctttgtagtgatcgactatttccctgtacgtgatcatgccatcttttatccctggaactggctgctctagagttgcccggtggtagagtgctcgggcgagctcatgagcggcttcgttgcctgggacttcttcatgggctggtactcaaataaaagttatgtccctcctgggaggatTTTTgtgtagaatgtggagggcttcttccgagattctccctttgttaaaatttcggatagctaatttgttatcgcataggGTTTTATATGCACGGATAAAATAGATTCGTGCATATAAAACCCCTGCTGTAAAGTGCGCGTACGAAGAGCCGACAGTGGCTGAATTCTGAAAATGAAGAGAAAAATAAcaacagtggctgaatcggttagcatGGTGTTCTCGCAGAccgacaagcaatttttattttcgcgcggctttcttttttttttacaccagcAACACCGATACAAGTGGGTCAatgcaagcttcgcttgaaacctatcgtcatcagcaatggctcgagcgtcgtcgtcttcttccgcagctggatccgctgccgctcatcattccagcgtagatagatagatagaataaactttttgtacaacggataaggtgatctacccagccccgacacgcaggtcagggggcgagtgccgcctcCTCAGATGCCGCccgggaggtcttgggtcccagcagcctcttcagccagttggacgagccggagctggagctcagagtccgagctgcgcagcagggtcacccaggtgtctctactacctattttgtgcgttcccccgggagagtacggacattcccatatgtGGTccagggtccctctcgccccacaaagattacataaCTGTCGCCGTAATGGCGAGGCCgcgcttacgggggtatgagacATTGCTTAAGGGGGCATGAGGGGCCGAACGTGTGTGCATCCTCGTTAAGAAACACAAATacgtaaccaataattgagaaagacgTTAATGAACCGTGGGGATTTACTCAATCACTAACACCGGGGCctcacgtttcagcttcgctcgttaaccatctgtgcggagtgcttgggctgagtttctttttttataatggCTTATCGTAGGTTTCTTATATTGGTTACCTTCGACATCACCAACAAACCTCGCTTTCCGTTGTCTCGGAGACCACACCCGTCTACAATCTACAACTCTTGTCTTTATTGGTTGGATATAGATTCCTGAAACAATTGATTTCTGCATTGACCAGGCAAATGCACAGCACCTGAAATTGAATGGCACGAGTATTGATGGGCACTTTCAGAAATATGCCATCGGTTCAGCGCTAATACGAG is a window from the Dermacentor albipictus isolate Rhodes 1998 colony chromosome 6, USDA_Dalb.pri_finalv2, whole genome shotgun sequence genome containing:
- the LOC139060836 gene encoding barrier-to-autointegration factor-like, which codes for MSSTSQKHRNFVSEPMGDKDVTELAGIGDVLGKRLKDRSFDKAYVVLGQFLVLKQNRQSFESWLKSTCSANSKQAGDCYECLRDWCREFL